One stretch of Macrobrachium nipponense isolate FS-2020 chromosome 16, ASM1510439v2, whole genome shotgun sequence DNA includes these proteins:
- the LOC135195297 gene encoding uncharacterized protein LOC135195297: MLIYFLVLLYSSLFIYFLALLYPPQHFYILALLYAPLLIYFVTLLYPPLVIYFLALLYSPQLIYFLALLYPPQHFYILALLYPPLLIYFVTLLYAPLLIYFLALLYPLQLIYFLALLYPPLLIYFLTILYPPMLIYFLALLYLPQLIYFLALLYPLLLIYFLTLLIYFLALLYLPQLIYILTLLYQPQLIYFLALYYPPQLICFLALLYLPQLIYFLDLFYLPQLIYFLALLHLPQVIYFLTLLYQPQLIYFLALLYLPQHINFLALLYPPQLIYFLTQLYQLQLIYFLALLYLQLIYFLTLFYQPQLI; this comes from the exons ATGCTCATCTACTTCCTGGTTTTATTATATTCTTCTCTGTTCATCTACTTCCTCGCTTTATTATATCCTCCTCAGCACTTCTACATTCTGGCTTTATTATATGCTCCTCTGCTCATCTACTTTGTGACTTTATTATATCCTCCTCTGGTCATCTACTTCCTGGCTTTATTATATTCTCCTCAGCTCATCTACTTCCTCGCTTTATTATATCCTCCTCAGCACTTCTACATTCTGGCTTTATTATATCCTCCTCTGCTCATCTACTTTGTGACTTTATTATATGCTCCTCTGCTCATCTACTTCCTGGCTTTATTATATCCTCTTCAGCTCATCTACTTTTTGGCTTTATTATATCCTCCACTGCTCATCTACTTCCTGACTATATTATATCCTCCTATGCTCATCTACTTCCTGGCTTTATTATATCTTCCTCAGCTCATTTACTTCCTGGCCTTATTATACCCTCTTCTACTCATCTACTTCCTGACTTTA CTCATCTACTTCCTGGCTTTATTATATCTTCCTCAGCTCATATACATCCTGACTTTATTATATCAACCTCAGCTCATCTACTTCCTGGCTTTATATTATCCTCCTCAGCTCATCTGCTTCCTGGCTTTATTATATCTTCCTCAGCTCATCTACTTCCTGGATTTATTTTATCTTCCTCAGCTCATCTACTTCCTGGCTTTATTACATCTTCCTCAGGTCATCTATTTCCTGACCTTATTATATCAGCCTCAGCTCATCTACTTCCTCGCTTTATTATATCTTCCTCAGCACATCAACTTCCTGGCTTTATTATATCCTCCTCAGCTCATCTACTTCCTGACTCAATTATATCAGCTTCAGCTTATCTACTTCCTTGCTTTGTTATATCTTCAGCTCATCTACTTCCTGACTTTATTTTATCAGCCTCAGCTCATCTAG